One stretch of Corvus moneduloides isolate bCorMon1 chromosome 16, bCorMon1.pri, whole genome shotgun sequence DNA includes these proteins:
- the HAGHL gene encoding hydroxyacylglutathione hydrolase-like protein isoform X2, whose amino-acid sequence MKVKVISVLEDNYMYLVIEESTRDAVAVDAAVPKRLLEIIRKEDVVLRAILTTHHHWDHARGNEELAQLFPGLQVFGADERIGALTHKVTHGQELTFGAIRVRCLFTPCHTSGHMCYFMWEDDSPDAPALFSGDTLFVGGCGQFFEGTAEQMHTNLTQILGTLPKDTKVFCGHECTVRNLKFALKVEPENEMVKEKLAWARRDDEDLPTVPSTLQEEFLYNPFLRVTEEPVQRFTGRTDPVEVLRMLRSERDNFKKPKERPNPQAMLAFDWGLFGPFLEKK is encoded by the exons ATGAAGGTGAAGGTGATCTCCGTGCTGGAGGACAACTACATGTACCTGGTCATCGAGGAGAGCACCCGCGACGCCGTCGCCGTGGACGCCGCGGTCCCCAAAAGG CTGCTGGAGATCATCAGGAAGGAGGACGTGGTGCTCAGGGCCATCCTCACCACCCACCACCACTG GGACCACGCCAGGGGCAACGAGGAGCTGGCCCAGCTCTTCCCCGGCCTGCAGGTGTTCGGTGCTGACGAGCGCATCGGGGCCCTCACGCACAAGGTCACCCATGGCCAGGAGCTCACG TTTGGGGCCATCAGGGTGAGGTGCCTCTTCACCCCCTGCCACACCTCGGGCCACATGTGCTACTTCATGTGGGAGGACGATTCCCCGGATGCTCCGGCTCTATTCTCAG GTGACACCCTGTTTGTGGGGGGCTGCGGGCAGTTCTTTGAGGGGACGGCGGAGCAGATGCACACCAACCTCACCCAAATCCTGGGGACTCTGCCCAAGGACACG AAGGTTTTCTGTGGCCATGAATGCACTGTCAGAAACCTCAAATTCGCCTTGAAGGTGGAGCCAGAGAATGAAATGGTGAAGGAGAAGCTGGCATGGGCCAGA CGCGATGATGAGGACCTGCCCACGGTGCCCTCCACGCTGCAGGAGGAGTTCCTGTACAACCCCTTCCTGCGGGTCAC GGAGGAGCCTGTGCAGAGGTTCACGGGCAGGACGGACCCTGTGGAGGTGCTGAGGATGCTGCGCTCCGAGAGGGACAACTTCAAGAAGCCCAAGGAGAGGCCCAACCCCCAGGCCATGCTGGCCTTTGACTGGGGGCTCTTCGGGCCCTTCCTGGAGAAGAAGTGA
- the HAGHL gene encoding hydroxyacylglutathione hydrolase-like protein isoform X3, translated as MKVKVISVLEDNYMYLVIEESTRDAVAVDAAVPKRLLEIIRKEDVVLRAILTTHHHWDHARGNEELAQLFPGLQVFGADERIGALTHKVTHGQELTFGAIRVRCLFTPCHTSGHMCYFMWEDDSPDAPALFSGDTLFVGGCGQFFEGTAEQMHTNLTQILGTLPKDTVFCGHECTVRNLKFALKVEPENEMVKEKLAWARQRDDEDLPTVPSTLQEEFLYNPFLRVTEEPVQRFTGRTDPVEVLRMLRSERDNFKKPKERPNPQAMLAFDWGLFGPFLEKK; from the exons ATGAAGGTGAAGGTGATCTCCGTGCTGGAGGACAACTACATGTACCTGGTCATCGAGGAGAGCACCCGCGACGCCGTCGCCGTGGACGCCGCGGTCCCCAAAAGG CTGCTGGAGATCATCAGGAAGGAGGACGTGGTGCTCAGGGCCATCCTCACCACCCACCACCACTG GGACCACGCCAGGGGCAACGAGGAGCTGGCCCAGCTCTTCCCCGGCCTGCAGGTGTTCGGTGCTGACGAGCGCATCGGGGCCCTCACGCACAAGGTCACCCATGGCCAGGAGCTCACG TTTGGGGCCATCAGGGTGAGGTGCCTCTTCACCCCCTGCCACACCTCGGGCCACATGTGCTACTTCATGTGGGAGGACGATTCCCCGGATGCTCCGGCTCTATTCTCAG GTGACACCCTGTTTGTGGGGGGCTGCGGGCAGTTCTTTGAGGGGACGGCGGAGCAGATGCACACCAACCTCACCCAAATCCTGGGGACTCTGCCCAAGGACACG GTTTTCTGTGGCCATGAATGCACTGTCAGAAACCTCAAATTCGCCTTGAAGGTGGAGCCAGAGAATGAAATGGTGAAGGAGAAGCTGGCATGGGCCAGA CAGCGCGATGATGAGGACCTGCCCACGGTGCCCTCCACGCTGCAGGAGGAGTTCCTGTACAACCCCTTCCTGCGGGTCAC GGAGGAGCCTGTGCAGAGGTTCACGGGCAGGACGGACCCTGTGGAGGTGCTGAGGATGCTGCGCTCCGAGAGGGACAACTTCAAGAAGCCCAAGGAGAGGCCCAACCCCCAGGCCATGCTGGCCTTTGACTGGGGGCTCTTCGGGCCCTTCCTGGAGAAGAAGTGA
- the HAGHL gene encoding hydroxyacylglutathione hydrolase-like protein isoform X1, which yields MKVKVISVLEDNYMYLVIEESTRDAVAVDAAVPKRLLEIIRKEDVVLRAILTTHHHWDHARGNEELAQLFPGLQVFGADERIGALTHKVTHGQELTFGAIRVRCLFTPCHTSGHMCYFMWEDDSPDAPALFSGDTLFVGGCGQFFEGTAEQMHTNLTQILGTLPKDTKVFCGHECTVRNLKFALKVEPENEMVKEKLAWARQRDDEDLPTVPSTLQEEFLYNPFLRVTEEPVQRFTGRTDPVEVLRMLRSERDNFKKPKERPNPQAMLAFDWGLFGPFLEKK from the exons ATGAAGGTGAAGGTGATCTCCGTGCTGGAGGACAACTACATGTACCTGGTCATCGAGGAGAGCACCCGCGACGCCGTCGCCGTGGACGCCGCGGTCCCCAAAAGG CTGCTGGAGATCATCAGGAAGGAGGACGTGGTGCTCAGGGCCATCCTCACCACCCACCACCACTG GGACCACGCCAGGGGCAACGAGGAGCTGGCCCAGCTCTTCCCCGGCCTGCAGGTGTTCGGTGCTGACGAGCGCATCGGGGCCCTCACGCACAAGGTCACCCATGGCCAGGAGCTCACG TTTGGGGCCATCAGGGTGAGGTGCCTCTTCACCCCCTGCCACACCTCGGGCCACATGTGCTACTTCATGTGGGAGGACGATTCCCCGGATGCTCCGGCTCTATTCTCAG GTGACACCCTGTTTGTGGGGGGCTGCGGGCAGTTCTTTGAGGGGACGGCGGAGCAGATGCACACCAACCTCACCCAAATCCTGGGGACTCTGCCCAAGGACACG AAGGTTTTCTGTGGCCATGAATGCACTGTCAGAAACCTCAAATTCGCCTTGAAGGTGGAGCCAGAGAATGAAATGGTGAAGGAGAAGCTGGCATGGGCCAGA CAGCGCGATGATGAGGACCTGCCCACGGTGCCCTCCACGCTGCAGGAGGAGTTCCTGTACAACCCCTTCCTGCGGGTCAC GGAGGAGCCTGTGCAGAGGTTCACGGGCAGGACGGACCCTGTGGAGGTGCTGAGGATGCTGCGCTCCGAGAGGGACAACTTCAAGAAGCCCAAGGAGAGGCCCAACCCCCAGGCCATGCTGGCCTTTGACTGGGGGCTCTTCGGGCCCTTCCTGGAGAAGAAGTGA
- the HAGHL gene encoding hydroxyacylglutathione hydrolase-like protein isoform X4, which translates to MKVKVISVLEDNYMYLVIEESTRDAVAVDAAVPKRLLEIIRKEDVVLRAILTTHHHWDHARGNEELAQLFPGLQVFGADERIGALTHKVTHGQELTFGAIRVRCLFTPCHTSGHMCYFMWEDDSPDAPALFSGDTLFVGGCGQFFEGTAEQMHTNLTQILGTLPKDTKVFCGHECTVRNLKFALKVEPENEMVKEKLAWARRDDEDLPTVPSTLQEEFLYNPFLRVT; encoded by the exons ATGAAGGTGAAGGTGATCTCCGTGCTGGAGGACAACTACATGTACCTGGTCATCGAGGAGAGCACCCGCGACGCCGTCGCCGTGGACGCCGCGGTCCCCAAAAGG CTGCTGGAGATCATCAGGAAGGAGGACGTGGTGCTCAGGGCCATCCTCACCACCCACCACCACTG GGACCACGCCAGGGGCAACGAGGAGCTGGCCCAGCTCTTCCCCGGCCTGCAGGTGTTCGGTGCTGACGAGCGCATCGGGGCCCTCACGCACAAGGTCACCCATGGCCAGGAGCTCACG TTTGGGGCCATCAGGGTGAGGTGCCTCTTCACCCCCTGCCACACCTCGGGCCACATGTGCTACTTCATGTGGGAGGACGATTCCCCGGATGCTCCGGCTCTATTCTCAG GTGACACCCTGTTTGTGGGGGGCTGCGGGCAGTTCTTTGAGGGGACGGCGGAGCAGATGCACACCAACCTCACCCAAATCCTGGGGACTCTGCCCAAGGACACG AAGGTTTTCTGTGGCCATGAATGCACTGTCAGAAACCTCAAATTCGCCTTGAAGGTGGAGCCAGAGAATGAAATGGTGAAGGAGAAGCTGGCATGGGCCAGA CGCGATGATGAGGACCTGCCCACGGTGCCCTCCACGCTGCAGGAGGAGTTCCTGTACAACCCCTTCCTGCGGGTCACGTAA
- the LOC116452000 gene encoding hydroxyacylglutathione hydrolase, mitochondrial isoform X2: protein MKVEILPALTDNYMYLLIDQDTKEAAIVDPVQPQKVLDAVKKHGVKLTTVLTTHHHWDHAGGNEKLVKMEPGLRVYGGDSRVGALTQRVSHLTALKVGSLSVKCLSTPCHTSGHICYYVTKPNSSEPPAVFTGDTLFVAGCGKFFEGTPDEMYKALIEILGSLDPKTRVYCGHEYTINNLKFARHVEPNNTSIQEKLAWAKAQYDSGEPTIPSTIAEEFTYNPFMRVREKSVQDHAGETDPIRAMGAIRKEKDNFRVPKD, encoded by the exons ATGAAGGTGGAAATCCTGCCAGCTCTCACTGACAACTACATGTACCTCCTCATCGACCAGGACACCAAGGAGGCTGCCATAGTTGACCCCGTGCAGCCCCAGAAG GTTTTGGATGCAGTCAAAAAGCACGGCGTGAAGCTGACCACTGTCCTGACCACCCATCACCACTG ggACCATGCTGGAGGCAATGAGAAGCTGGTGAAGATGGAGCCGGGGCTGCGCGTGTACgggggggacagcagggtgggGGCCCTGACACAGAGAGTGTCCCACCTGACAGCTCTCAAG GTGGGATCTCTAAGTGTGAAATGCCTCAGTACGCCGTGTCACACCTCTGGACACATCTGTTATTATGTGACTAAGCCAAATAGCTCCGAGCCACCTGCAGTTTTTACAG GTGACACCCTGTTCGTGGCTGGCTGTGGGAAGTTCTTCGAGGGCACCCCGGATGAGATGTACAAGGCACTGATCGAGATTTTGGGCAGCCTGGACCCCAAAACG AGAGTTTACTGTGGCCACGAGTACACCATCAACAATCTCAAGTTTGCTCGGCACGTGGAACCCAATAACACCAGTATCCAGGAAAAGCTGGCCTGGGCCAAG GCCCAGTATGACAGCGGAGAGCCCACCATCCCCTCCACCATTGCCGAGGAGTTCACCTACAACCCTTTCATGCGAGTGAG GGAGAAGTCAGTCCAGGACCACGCTGGGGAGACCGACCCCATCCGGGCCATGGGGGCCATCAGGAAAGAGAAGGACAACTTCCGAGTGCCCAAGGACTGA
- the LOC116452000 gene encoding hydroxyacylglutathione hydrolase, mitochondrial isoform X1 — translation MLCGGWRGLGTALAAGAVLGAVLRAGPAQLRAKFLHTEHELREPKTVTQVDMKVEILPALTDNYMYLLIDQDTKEAAIVDPVQPQKVLDAVKKHGVKLTTVLTTHHHWDHAGGNEKLVKMEPGLRVYGGDSRVGALTQRVSHLTALKVGSLSVKCLSTPCHTSGHICYYVTKPNSSEPPAVFTGDTLFVAGCGKFFEGTPDEMYKALIEILGSLDPKTRVYCGHEYTINNLKFARHVEPNNTSIQEKLAWAKAQYDSGEPTIPSTIAEEFTYNPFMRVREKSVQDHAGETDPIRAMGAIRKEKDNFRVPKD, via the exons GTCCAGCACAGCTGCGAGCTAAGTTCCTGCACACAGAGCACGAGCTGAGGGAGCCCAAGACAGTCACCCAGGTCGACATGAAGGTGGAAATCCTGCCAGCTCTCACTGACAACTACATGTACCTCCTCATCGACCAGGACACCAAGGAGGCTGCCATAGTTGACCCCGTGCAGCCCCAGAAG GTTTTGGATGCAGTCAAAAAGCACGGCGTGAAGCTGACCACTGTCCTGACCACCCATCACCACTG ggACCATGCTGGAGGCAATGAGAAGCTGGTGAAGATGGAGCCGGGGCTGCGCGTGTACgggggggacagcagggtgggGGCCCTGACACAGAGAGTGTCCCACCTGACAGCTCTCAAG GTGGGATCTCTAAGTGTGAAATGCCTCAGTACGCCGTGTCACACCTCTGGACACATCTGTTATTATGTGACTAAGCCAAATAGCTCCGAGCCACCTGCAGTTTTTACAG GTGACACCCTGTTCGTGGCTGGCTGTGGGAAGTTCTTCGAGGGCACCCCGGATGAGATGTACAAGGCACTGATCGAGATTTTGGGCAGCCTGGACCCCAAAACG AGAGTTTACTGTGGCCACGAGTACACCATCAACAATCTCAAGTTTGCTCGGCACGTGGAACCCAATAACACCAGTATCCAGGAAAAGCTGGCCTGGGCCAAG GCCCAGTATGACAGCGGAGAGCCCACCATCCCCTCCACCATTGCCGAGGAGTTCACCTACAACCCTTTCATGCGAGTGAG GGAGAAGTCAGTCCAGGACCACGCTGGGGAGACCGACCCCATCCGGGCCATGGGGGCCATCAGGAAAGAGAAGGACAACTTCCGAGTGCCCAAGGACTGA